The sequence GAAATTGAGAAATAAATAAAAATTGTATGCAAATATAGCCTTATGCTATGATTTTTTTGATAAACGGCATTAAAAAATGAGAATGATACAATGTTGTTCGTCGATTTATTAAAAGAGATGATTGTTTTTTGAATATTTTTCTAGGAATTAGATTATGTGGGAAAACTCATTTTGAATATCTTTAGCAAAGTAGACTGTTTTAAACAAAAGAAATTTCAACTAAATAAACCAACTAAACATGGAAACCATTCTCATTGCCATATTTGTTATTGGATACCTTGCCATTACCCTTGAACATAACTTAAAGATTGACAAGCTGATTCCCGCATTGGCAATGATGGCTATTCTTTGGGCAATGATGGCCTTTGGTATAGATGGGTTTACTACTTGGTTCGATTCTGGAAAACATGCTTTAATGGAAGGGTTCTCTTCTTTGGGGCATGAAGATAAAATGCATGTTTTGGAGGAGACGTTATTGCACCACTTAGGAAAGACCTCTGAAATATTGGTTTTCCTCTTAGGAGCCATGACCATTGTAGAGATTATTGATTATTTTGATGGTTTTGCAACTATAAAATCTTTTGTAAAAACAAGAAGTAAAAGAAAGATACTTTGGATTTTCGCTTTTCTGGCGTTCATTCTTTCTGCCATTATTGATAACCTTACCGCAACAATAGTTTTAATATCTATTCTACAGAAAATAGTTAAAGTTAGAAATGATAGATTATGGTACGCTGGTTTAATCATAATCGCGGCAAATGCTGGGGGCGCATGGTCTCCAATTGGTGATGTTACCACAACTATGTTATGGATTGGGAATAAAGTGACAACAGGTAAGTTGATAGGCTATCTGTTATTGCCATCCTTAATATGTATGTTGGTGCCAACCTTTATTGCTTCTTTTCTACCTGCTTTCAAAGGTAGTATTGATGTTGAGGAAACGGAACCTGCAAAATCAAAATTTGGAGCAACAATGCTGTATTTGGGACTTGGAGCAATAGTATTTGTTCCTATTTTTAAAACAATAACGCATTTGCCACCCTATGTGGGCATGATGTTGTCTTTGGCGGTAGTGGCAACTTTTGCAGAGATTTACAGCAATTCCAAGATTACCATTTCGTCTGTTGATCCTGAAAGCGATGCAGAAGCGCATCACAGTCCAGTACATAGTGCCTTAACTAAGATTGAGTTACCAAGTATATTATTTTTCCTCGGAATTTTAATGGCTGTTGCAGCTCTAGAATCCTTAGGATTGTTATTTAATTTTGCCGAAGGTCTTAAGCAAAGCACTCCCCTTATAGGAACTGAGATTGCGGGAACACAAATTTCGGATTTAGTTGTTATACTACTGGGTGTTGGATCAGCTGTAATAGATAATGTTCCACTTGTAGCTGCCAGTTTAGGGATGTTTTCTGAACCAGTGGATAACCCATTATGGCACTTTATAGCCTATTCTGCAGGGACAGGTGGAAGTATGTTAATAATTGGCTCCGCGGCAGGTGTTGTTGCCATGGGAATGGAAAAAATTGACTTCTTTTGGTACTTTAAGAAAATAGCATGGCTTGCATTCCTTGGATTTATCTCGGGAGCTATTTGCTTTGTTGTAATGCGATATTTTTTCTAAAAAATACTTTAGCTCAAAAATCTCCGTTATTATTGCAACTTAAATTGGGGATTTTATATGATTACTTTTCAAGATTTAGAAGAAGGGGCTGAGATGGGTGCATCTATTTCAGAAGAAAAAACCCTTTCTGTTATTGATTTAATAGTTAGTGGAGGAACGGGTAGTATCGTTATTATCATGGTGCTTTTTGTACTTCTCTTTGTGGCTATGTATATTTATTTTGAACGCATTTTCGCGATTAAAGCGGCTTCAAAAATTGACAAAAACTTTATGAATCAGATTCGTGATCATATCACGGGCGGTAAGTTGGAAGCAGCAAAGATTCTATGTGCACAAACAGATTCTCCCGTTGCCAGATTAACTGAGAAAGGCGTATCAAGAATAGGTAAGCCATTAGATGATATAAATACCGCAATAGAAAATGCCGGTACTTTAGAAGTATACAAACTAGAAAAAAACGTAAGTGTATTGGCTACTGTAGCCGGTGCAGCACCAATGATTGGGTTCTTAGGAACCGTAATTGGTATGATTTTAGCTTTCCATGAAATGGCAAGTAGCGGTGGCCAGGCGGAAATGGGTTCATTAGCTTCAGGAATTTATACTGCAATGACAACAACGGTTGCTGGACTTGTAGTAGGTATTATAGCCTATATTGGTTATAACCACCTAGTTAATAGAACAGATAAGGTGGTTCACAAAATGGAGGCTAATGCGGTTGAGTTTTTGGATTTGTTGAATGAACCTATCTAGAATTTCATTATGAAATTAAAAGGAAGAAATAAAGTAAGTCCAGATTTTAGCATGTCATCAATGACGGATATAGTGTTTCTGTTATTGGTATTTTTCATGTTGACTTCCAATGCTCCCAACGCTTTGGATTTGCTGTTGCCAAAAGCCAAGGGAAAGTCCACAAACACACAGAATGTTTCAGTAACTATTAATAAGAACTTGGAGTATTTTGTGAATAATGAACAGATAAACGAGGAATACATTGAAATTGAATTAAAAAAGGCACTTGAAGGTCAAGAAAAGCCTACAATCATTCTAAGAGCAGAAGAAAGCGTGGCAATTAAAGAGGCCGTCAACGTAATGGATATTGCTAATAGAAATAGTTACAAGGTTATCTTGGCTGTGCGGCCAAAATAATGTCATTTTTAGATACGAGACACAAGAAAAAATCATTCACGCTTACAACTCTTCTTTTAAGCGTGCTATTGCTATTGCTTTTTTATATTGGAATGACCTATATGGACCCGCCAATTGAAAATGGTATAGCCATAAATTTTGGCACCATGGATTTTGGTAGTGGTAAGGTGCAACCTACGGAAAAAGTACGTTCCGAACCCAAAAAGGAAGTGATAAAACCAATGAAAGAGGTTCAGGAGCAGGCTCAACCAAAAGAAGCTGCTCCAGAAGCATCGGTTGAAAAGGTATTAACCAGTGAGAACGAGGAAACCATCAGAATAAATCAACAAAAAGAGGCCAAACGTAAAGCAGATGAAATTGCTAAAAAAGCAAAGGCCAATGCTGAACGAGTTGAACGAGAGAAAAAACAAGCTGAGGAGCGAAAACGACAAGAGCAAGAATCAAAAAAGAAAAGCCTTGATGCCTTAATAGGGGGGATTGGAAAATCTGACGGAAAAACAACTGGAAGTGAAGGAGATGATGACAAGGCCGGGGACAAAGGGAAGCCAGATGGTGATCCGTATGCTACCAGTTATTATGGAGCCCCAGGAAGTGGGAGTGGAACAGGAGGATACGGATTAAACGGACGTTCTTTGATAAGTAAAGGAAAAGTGCAACAAGAATGCAATGAAGACGGTCGTGTTGTAGTAAGAATTGTGGTAGACAAAAATGGAAAGGTAATAAAGGCAACTCCGGGGGTAAAAGGAACTACAAATAATGCACCTTGTCTATTGGAACCGGCAAGAAAAACAGCATTTCTTCATAAATGGAACCTAGATTCCAATGCGCCATCCCAGCAGACTGGTTTTGTTGTTGTCAACTTTAAGTTAGGTCAGTAAATGACTTATAAAGAAACTTTGAATTGGATGTTTCAACAACTTCCAATGTATCAACAGAAAGGTGCGGAAGCCCTAAAAAACAAGCTGGACAACATTCTTTATTTTTCTGAAGTTCTAGGAAATCCCCATCAGAAATTTAAAAGTATACACGTAGCGGGCACAAATGGAAAAGGTTCTTGCAGTCACATGTTGGCGTCTATTCTTCAAGAGGCAGGATATAAGGTCGGCCTGTATACATCACCCCATTTAAAGGATTTTAGGGAACGAATCAAGATTAATGGGAAAACTATTGGCAAGGATAATGTAAAAAACTTCATAAAAACCCATCGAACCTTTTTAGAAAGCAATGAACTTTCCTTTTTTGAGATGACCGTTGGAATGGCCTTTCATTTTTTTGCGGAAGAAAAAGTGGATATTGCTGTTGTGGAAGTTGGTTTGGGAGGCAGATTGGATTCTACAAATATTATTGTTCCGGAAGTTTCCTTAATTACTAATATTGGGTTAGATCATACCCAAATCTTAGGAGGCACTTTGGAAAAAATAGCCTTGGAAAAAGCGGGTATAATAAAAAGAAACGTTCCCGTGGTCATTAGTGAAAGGCAGTCTGAAACTGAAGGGATTTTTAAGTTGATTGCTGCACAAAAAAAATCGGAAATTGTTTTTACTGATGAACTTCCAGCTAAAACGTATAAAACGGATTTACTGGGCAACTATCAACAGAAGAATATTCAAGGTGTAGTAGCTTCAATCAAAAAACTGAAAAATTTAAAAGTTGAAGACGCTCATATAAAAGCAGGGCTTAAAAGATGTGTTGATAATACCGGTCTTTTGGGAAGGTGGCAGATTCTTGGTAAAAAGCCAAAAATTATATGTGATACGGCACATAATAAAGAGGGGCTTAGCTTAGTGCTGGAGCAAATAGGAAAATTGGAACCTAGGCAGATCCATTTTGTACTTGGTTTTGTAAATGATAAAGCTTTAGATGATGTACTTTGTTTGTTTCCTAAAAATGCAGAGTATTATTTTGTAAAGCCCAATGTGCCAAGAGGTTTACAGGCTAAAGATTTAAAAGGTCGCGCAAGAAATTTTGGACTTATGGGAGAAATCTCTACATCTGTAAAAAAAGGTTTGGAGAAAGCATTGTCCAATGCTAAGGATGATGATTTAATTTATGTTGGGGGTAGTACGTTTGTAGTTGCCGAAGTGGTTTAGATATTTTACGTTTTTTCTTTTTGGTAACCAAAAAATGATGCTATATTTGCACTCCGTTTTAAGAACGGGCGCGTAGCTCAGTTGGTTCAGAGCACCTGGTTTACACCCAGGGGGTCAGGGGTTCGAATCCCTTCGCGCCCACAGTTAGAAACCCACCTCGAAAAGGTGGGTTTTTTGCGTTTTATATACTTGGTGGTCATTAGCAATCATACAATTTCTTCACTATTTTATAAAAACTACTTCCTTTTTTGTGTTCTTTCATTTACGATCTCTTTTCTATTTGTTTTCAGGATTTTAAAGATTAATAAGTAAGCAATCCCGATAAATATTTACGTAAACCCTTATCGGATAAAACTATAATATGCTGTTTTTGTGGTAATTATATAAAGTTTAATCTAACAATCTAAACATGAGAAAACTTATTCAACATTTTTTCTCTGCATATAAAACCCAACAGGAAGAGTGCAACGATGGATTAACATGTAAATATGTGAAATCTGGACTAACTCTTCAGGAGGCCACAGAGATTAAGCAGAAGATAGAGGAAGCTTTTGAACATGATAAGGTCTACAAGAATAATACAATATGCCTTAATGAGCTTTCATTGCATATAGCAAGGGATAGATATAAGGTTTCACAAGTACTAAATGAATATTTGGCAAAAAACTTCTATTCTTTATTAAATCATTACAGAGTAAAGGAGGCAAAAGATCTGCTTATATCTCAGCCATTTCTTAGTGTTAAAGCGATAATGTATGAAGTGGGTTTTAATAGTAAGACCAGTTTTTATAGTGCATTCAAAAAGGATACCGGTTTAAGCCCAAATGACTTCCGCAGTTTGGCAGTGTATGCTTCCTAAAGCAATTTTCGTTAAACTTTCCGATCTCACATCACCTCATCCATTTCTTTGTTCAAACTAAAATTTTGTTTTCTTATTTTTTAAGTAAAAATTTCCCAACCTCTAGAAATCTTACTCAATGGTTCGGGTTGATTCAATTAAATACTTAAAAATCAAATAGATAATATCATGTTTGTTAAATTTTAACAAACCTTTTAATCACTAAGTCGAGGTAATTAATTGTTAAAAAGGGTATTTCCCGTTGGGCTTGAATTATTTTATTGTTCGTCCCGTTGTAGAAGTACTTTAAATCTTAGGGCATATGATTGTTTTGTGGTTGCAATTGTAAAGGTAAGGCGGTGAGAGGCCTTACTACCTTAAAATAGAGACTTTCCAATAAGTTTTGTTTTCGTACTAGGGAGTATTATTTGAATTAGCTATCAAACACCTTATCCCGCCTGCCTTTCTCAGTTGCGCTAACTCATTAATTACTAACAAAACTTTTAACTCTATGAAAGTAAAGAAGCTATTTGGGACGCTCGTGTTCATGTTATTTTGTATGGCATTTGCTCGGTCTCAAGAAAAAACGATTACCGGTACAATCATTGATCAGACAGGGATACCACTACCTGGGGTCAATATTGTAGTCGACGGTACTACAAATGGAACCCAATCTGATTTTGATGGTAACTATTCCATTGTAGCAAGTATTGGTCAAACATTGGTGTACACTTACCTTGGTCAAAGACCGGCAAGGAGGCTTGTTGGATCGCAAAGTGTTATAGATATTCAAATGGAGGAGGACGCACAGGCTCTGGAAGAGGTAGTAGTGACGGCATTGGGTATTAAGAGGGAAAAGCAAGCCTTAGGATACGCAGTTGCCTCAGTTTCTTCAGAACAATTGGAAGAAAAAGCTGAAGGAGATCTAGGAAGAGTCTTAATAGGTAAAGCTTCTGGTGTTAATATTACACAGCAGAGTGGACTTTCTGGATCAGGAACAAACATTATTATTAGGGGATATAGTTCCTTTAGCCAAAGTAATCAACCTTTATTCATAGTAGATGGTGTTCCTTTTAATGGAGATACCAATGCTTCAGGTAGACAGGGATCCAGGCAAGATTTTATCAACGGTAACAATGGATCTAGTAGGTTTTTAGATTTAGACCCCAATAGTATAGAAAGTGTCAACGTGCTAAAAGGTTTGGCTGCATCTACACTTTATGGGTCCTTGGGTAGGAATGGTGTTATTTTAATAACAACTAAAGCTGGTGCTGGCGGTCAAGGTGCTAAAAAGACAGAAATTACAGTAAACAGTTCTTTGTTTTTTAACGAGATTGCCTCTACTCCAGAGTATCAAAATCAATATGGAAATGGTTTTGACCAGTCCTTTGGATGGTTCTTCAGTAATTGGGGACCTAGTTTTGATAGGGACGGAGTCTCTGGTTGGGGAAACAGTGCGGCTTTTGATGCCAATGGAACACTTCCACACCCTTATTCAACTTCCACTGCAGGGCAACAGGCTTTTCCAGAATTTGCTGGTGCAAGATATGAGTGGAGACCATATGATAGTTTTGGGGATTTTTTTAAAACCGGAACGGTTACTAACCTATCTATAAATGCAACTGGTAGTTCAGATGATGGTAAAATATCCTACAATGCCAATTATGGTCACTTAAAGGATATCGGGTTTACTCCGGGTAACAGTTTAAACAGAAACAATTTTGGTATTGGTGGTAGAGCGGTTCTTAGTAACAAGTTCACTATTACAGGGGCGTT is a genomic window of Flagellimonas sp. CMM7 containing:
- a CDS encoding helix-turn-helix domain-containing protein produces the protein MRKLIQHFFSAYKTQQEECNDGLTCKYVKSGLTLQEATEIKQKIEEAFEHDKVYKNNTICLNELSLHIARDRYKVSQVLNEYLAKNFYSLLNHYRVKEAKDLLISQPFLSVKAIMYEVGFNSKTSFYSAFKKDTGLSPNDFRSLAVYAS
- a CDS encoding biopolymer transporter ExbD, yielding MKLKGRNKVSPDFSMSSMTDIVFLLLVFFMLTSNAPNALDLLLPKAKGKSTNTQNVSVTINKNLEYFVNNEQINEEYIEIELKKALEGQEKPTIILRAEESVAIKEAVNVMDIANRNSYKVILAVRPK
- a CDS encoding MotA/TolQ/ExbB proton channel family protein, whose protein sequence is MITFQDLEEGAEMGASISEEKTLSVIDLIVSGGTGSIVIIMVLFVLLFVAMYIYFERIFAIKAASKIDKNFMNQIRDHITGGKLEAAKILCAQTDSPVARLTEKGVSRIGKPLDDINTAIENAGTLEVYKLEKNVSVLATVAGAAPMIGFLGTVIGMILAFHEMASSGGQAEMGSLASGIYTAMTTTVAGLVVGIIAYIGYNHLVNRTDKVVHKMEANAVEFLDLLNEPI
- a CDS encoding folylpolyglutamate synthase/dihydrofolate synthase family protein; protein product: MTYKETLNWMFQQLPMYQQKGAEALKNKLDNILYFSEVLGNPHQKFKSIHVAGTNGKGSCSHMLASILQEAGYKVGLYTSPHLKDFRERIKINGKTIGKDNVKNFIKTHRTFLESNELSFFEMTVGMAFHFFAEEKVDIAVVEVGLGGRLDSTNIIVPEVSLITNIGLDHTQILGGTLEKIALEKAGIIKRNVPVVISERQSETEGIFKLIAAQKKSEIVFTDELPAKTYKTDLLGNYQQKNIQGVVASIKKLKNLKVEDAHIKAGLKRCVDNTGLLGRWQILGKKPKIICDTAHNKEGLSLVLEQIGKLEPRQIHFVLGFVNDKALDDVLCLFPKNAEYYFVKPNVPRGLQAKDLKGRARNFGLMGEISTSVKKGLEKALSNAKDDDLIYVGGSTFVVAEVV
- the nhaD gene encoding sodium:proton antiporter NhaD — its product is METILIAIFVIGYLAITLEHNLKIDKLIPALAMMAILWAMMAFGIDGFTTWFDSGKHALMEGFSSLGHEDKMHVLEETLLHHLGKTSEILVFLLGAMTIVEIIDYFDGFATIKSFVKTRSKRKILWIFAFLAFILSAIIDNLTATIVLISILQKIVKVRNDRLWYAGLIIIAANAGGAWSPIGDVTTTMLWIGNKVTTGKLIGYLLLPSLICMLVPTFIASFLPAFKGSIDVEETEPAKSKFGATMLYLGLGAIVFVPIFKTITHLPPYVGMMLSLAVVATFAEIYSNSKITISSVDPESDAEAHHSPVHSALTKIELPSILFFLGILMAVAALESLGLLFNFAEGLKQSTPLIGTEIAGTQISDLVVILLGVGSAVIDNVPLVAASLGMFSEPVDNPLWHFIAYSAGTGGSMLIIGSAAGVVAMGMEKIDFFWYFKKIAWLAFLGFISGAICFVVMRYFF
- a CDS encoding energy transducer TonB: MSFLDTRHKKKSFTLTTLLLSVLLLLLFYIGMTYMDPPIENGIAINFGTMDFGSGKVQPTEKVRSEPKKEVIKPMKEVQEQAQPKEAAPEASVEKVLTSENEETIRINQQKEAKRKADEIAKKAKANAERVEREKKQAEERKRQEQESKKKSLDALIGGIGKSDGKTTGSEGDDDKAGDKGKPDGDPYATSYYGAPGSGSGTGGYGLNGRSLISKGKVQQECNEDGRVVVRIVVDKNGKVIKATPGVKGTTNNAPCLLEPARKTAFLHKWNLDSNAPSQQTGFVVVNFKLGQ